In the genome of Flavobacteriaceae bacterium YJPT1-3, the window CGATGAATCAGAGTTAAATTTTCGCGATGCAGAGAAATATCTTTCGCAGGAATAAAACAGTGCACAACAACACATAACGCTCATTGCGCTATAACTTCCAAAATTTATTTAACTTGATCGCAACGCAACGAGGCGTTATATGAGACCGTTGTAACGCATTTTAAACGAAACTCCTGATTTTATGAACTTGTATTGGACATTTTCATTCAAAATTATATTGCTCCTGCCTCTTATAATTTTTCTCTCATGTCAAGAGAGAAAATTAGACAAGAAAATTGAATCATGTGTAGTCAATGGAGTCAAGAGTTGGGAACGAGGAAATATTGAGTTCTATGAATTTGCCAAAAAAATTGAAAATGCAATGATGAACGCCCAACTCTTGAAAGGCAAAGGCAAACAAGACTATACAGTTCTATTTAACTCAATTGGTGCAGAATCAACTCCGACAAGGCAGTTCTATAATGAACATATAGAAACATTCCATGCAGATTTTCCAGTTGATTTATTCTTCATCAATAATTTAGTTTTCAATCAATGCCCTTACGAGGTTTATTCAAAAAATAAAGAGGAGAATGAAATATTGAAACGAATTGGTTTGCTTCAATTGGAAGCGATGGATAATGGTTTTGAGGATATTCAACAAAGCCAAAAAATTCTTGAAGAATACACCACCTCAGATTTCGACAAAATCGGATTTAGAGCTCCAATCATTTATTTAGCTCTTTTAAATATGGATAGAAAATATAACAGTGAAATAGAAAAATTACGGAGGCGTAATGCTGACAAGGTTTTCCTGAATTAAAAAAACGCGTTACAACAACGCATAACCGCAATTCCAGCTTGGTTCAGTTCAACTTCGCAAAATAGATTAACTTCCTGACTTCAAAACACCACCGCAAAGAACTGCGGTTATACGAGACCGTTAGCAACAAGCCTAAAAAATACTACCAACAAGTTACATTTTGCCATATTTTTCAACGACAAAATCGCCCCAATCTGCAATTGACTGCAGAAGCGGAATAAGCGTTTTACCAAAATCCGTCAAAGAATATTCTACTTTGAGCGGAGGTTTTTTGTGATACACCTTTCTTTTGATAAGACCATCCTCTTCCAATTTTTTAAGTTGTAGGCTCAAAGACCTTTCGGTAACCGTTTCCATTTTATTTCTCAATTCACTATAACGTAAAGTCCTATCCATTAAGTGAAATAATATGACTGATTTCCATTTACCGCCTATGACATTCATTGTAAGGCTGGTACAGCACGGGTATATTTTTCCATTGAATGTGTGCATAATCGCTAGAGTTTTTTGAAAAAAGTGCCAGCTATACTTTTTGACCGTTATTGCCTGACAAATATACTATAATTAGTTTTGTGACTATAAAAAATATAGTGTAATCAAAAAAGAAAGAAAAATGAAAGCTGTAGGCTACAAAGAAAATTTAGCGATAGAGAACGAGGATTCACTTCAAAATATAGAGGTTTCAATACCCAAAGCGACCGGAAAGGATCTTCTGGTTGAAGTCAAAGCGATATCCGTTAATCCCGTTGATTATAAGATTAGACAGAGCAGAACATCGGAAAACGGAGAATGGGAAATCATAGGTTGGGACGCTTCAGGTATCGTCAAAGAAATCGGAGAAGACGTAACGCTATTCAATGTCGGAGATGAAGTATGGTACGCTGGAGAACTGACCAGACAGGGAAGTAATGCTCAATATCAATTGGTCGATGAGAGAATCGTCGGGAGAAAGCCGACCAGTCTATCTTTCGCCGATGCGGCAGCAATGCCCTTGACATCACTAACCGCTTGGGAAATGCTATTCGATAGAATTAAGGTCGAAAAAGAAGATTCAAGTAAAAGCATCTTGATTATAGGAGCAGCAGGTGGTGTCGGTTCGATTTTAGTGCAATTGGCAAAAAAACTCACAAAACTCAAAGTAATCGGAACCGCATCCAGAGACAAGACAAGAAATTGGCTAAAGAAATTAGGAGTAGATATCGTGCTTAACCATAAAAACAAACTTAGTGAAGAACTTAAAAGAGAAGCACTTCCCGAAGTTGATTACATTATCGGTACGAATGGTACGGAGGAACACTTTAATGAAATAGTCAAGATGATTGACCCGCAGGGCAAATTCGGATTTATTGATGACCCAAAAATGGTTGATGCAACTGCCTTTAAGCCCAAAGCTGTATCCATACATTATGAACTAATGTTTACTCGGTCTTTATTCAATACGGCCGATATGATTGAGCAACATCATATTCTGAACAAAATATCTAACCTAATTGATGACGCCATAATCAAACCCACTACTGGAGAGCATTTTGGAACTATTAATTCCGAAAATCTCAAACGGGCACATAAACTTCTTGAATCAGGAAAGGCCAAAGGAAAAATAGTATTGGAAGGATTTTAATAACCGTTTTTGAAATACTTGAACTTATGGAAAAAGAACATTTAACGATTGTCGCAAAAATAGTAGCAAAGTCAAGCGAAAAAGATTTGGTCAAATCTGAACTCTTAAAACTTGTTGAACTCACACGAAGTGAAAAAGGTAATATACAATATGACCTTCACGAAGATAACCTCGACCAAAACATCTTTTTGATGTACGAGAATTGGACTAACCGAGAAGTGTGGCAAAATCATATGGAAACTTCGCACATAGAAAAATTCCAAATTGCCACGGAAGGAGCGATAGAGGAATTTACAGTCCGAGAAATGACCCAAATCGAATAATCGGCCAGTTGCTAACATTGTATAAACGCAATAGCGGTTCAGGTGCAAACCTGAACCGTTTTTGTTTTTATTTAAGTATCTTTTCAACTGAAAAGAAGTTGTATAAAACCCGCTACTGCGCTTATACGAGACCGTTGTGCCACATATAAAAAAACCAAATGACAGGGAATTTTATAGATACATTTAGAACCCATTTTAAAACAAGACATACTAATCTGAAGAGTAATTATTCAATTATTTCAACTGATTTCGGAAAAGTTCGGGTTTTTGATACAAAAGAAAATAAGCCTGTTATACTATCTGTTCCTGATGGACCAAATGTTATTGAACATCACGAAAATTTAATCTTAAAATTATCCAAAGATTATAGAGTAGTTTGTTTTGAATTTGGCGGACTTGGAAAATCCTATCCGAATTCAAAATATGATTATTCCTTCAACAAATCTTCTCGTCTAATTATTAACGTAATGGACATTTTAAAAATTGAACGAGCTACATTGTGTTTCTCTTGTTCAAATGGATTCTACGCAATTAAAACAGCGGAATTATTCCCTGAACGTGTTGAACATTTATTCTTATCACAAACACCATCCATTACCGCAATGGTAAATTGGACAGATGAAAACATTCCAAGCATTTTGAGATATCCAGTAATCGGTCAAATTATGAATTCTTTTTCAGAAAAAAAACTTACAAAAATTTGGTATAAATATGCATTACCAAAAGAAACGGACAGTTCAAATTATTTACAAAAAGCAATTTCTTCTATAGATAATGGTGGATGTTTTTGTATTTCGAGTCTTGTACAAGGACTTGAAAAAGAAAGTAAGTCAAAATTGAATGTTTTGGAAGTACCAGCAACAATTATTTGGGGAAAGAAAGACTACACACATAGAAAAACAGACAACAAATCGATACTTGAGCACTTACCCAATTGTGAAATAATAGAATTTGAGAATTGTGGGCATTTTCCCGAGTTGGAGGATACAAGTCGATATGTAGGATTATTGAAGAAAAAGTTAAACTGAAAAAAATACGTGGCACAACAACACATAACGCTCATTGCGCTATAACTTCCAGAAATTATTTAACTTGACCACAGCGCAACGAAGCGTTATACGAGACCGTTATGCCTAATAAGATAGCATCGCAATATGAGAAAACACTGCTCTATATTAGTATTAGTATTTCTGTATTACTCTTGCTTAAACGATGAAAAGGAAATAATCATAAATAACACTTTCAAAATTGAGAGCATTGATCCGAACAATGAAAATTTCTCAGACTTATATTTTTTAAAGTCTTTGCTCACTGGGAAAAGAATAGTTTTCCTTGGTGAAAGTACACATGGCGATGGCTCCACTATTGAGGCAAAAATTAGATTAATAAAATTTTTACACCAAGAACTTGACTTCAATGTTGTGGCTTTCGAGGGCTCTACTGTATGAAATGTATGAAGGAAACAGAAGCCTAAAAAGAAAATGTGATCCTGAAACAATCAATTATGAACTTAGGAAAAATATAGGATCAGTTTGGTCTAAAACAAGAGAATTTAATAATATCTCCAGCTTCTTACTTCAAAATTGCAACGAATTGAATTTAATAGGTATCGATAGTAACTTTTCGATGACTCATTATGATTTTTCACGATTCTTTGAAAGCTTAAAAACTCATTATGCTATTGATAAAGATCCTGATTTAAATTTCAACCACTTTGAAGCCATTTTAAATACGCTAGTTACGCAGAGTTATGACGCTAACATAAATTCTGAAGATTTTGTTCTCCTCCATAATTATTTGAAAACAATATCGGAACGTGTAAAGAATCATGATGATGAAGACCAAGTATTAAAGAATTACATGTTGCAAGAAATTAAAAATCTCGATCTTTTCGCTAGGGCAATTGAAGCTGGCATATCTGAGGGTAGTAAGCTAAGAGATGAGCAAATGGCGAACAATCTATTATGGACTGCTAATAATTACTATCCAAATGAAAAAATCATTGTTTGGACTGCTAATTTTCACGCAGCTAATAAATTAAGCGAAGCAATATATAATGAAGACAATAACTTTTATAACTCATTTATAACTTTTGCAGAAAATGTATCTGACAATATTGGAAAGGATAAGGTATTCACAGTAGCGACCTTATCAACAAATGGCAATTACAATCAATTCAACAATATTTCTTAAATTAACATCGACTCCAATACTTGGGATTTTGCATTAGATAAAACAATATCTCATGACTATTCTTTCATTAATTTTGACGAAATTAGAAGAACGAAACTTGCAGATAAGTCTTTTGTAACTTCTATCCTTGGCCATAGGCCGCACTCTGGGAAATGGTACAGAATCTTTGATGGTGTACTGTACATAAAGAAGATGCAACCAAGTAATTTTTCCAAAACTTACTAGGCATAACAACGCATAACCGCAATTCCATCTTGTTTCAGTTCAACTTCTCAAAAATGTTTAACTTCCTGACTTCAAAAAACCACCACAATGAACTGCGGTTATACGAGACCGTTGCCATTAATACGAAATGACTATAAATTATCAACTTACAAATTCGGATTTTTTAGAATATCAGCTATATACTTCTTCAAAATCTGAGTTACATAAAAAGAGACGATTTCGCTCTCGAATAATTGTTCCGATAATCTACTTGATACTCGGACTATTCTTCGCAAACCAAAGCGGAAAATTCGGAATCGGAATTGCATTCGCAATACTTGGAATTTTATGGTTTATATTCTATCCATTGTATTCTAAATGGAGATACAAAAACCATTTTAGAAAACACGTTGAGGAAAACTATAAAAATCGAATTAACAAACCTGTGGAAATTGACTTTGACGAAAATTCTTTGATTGCCAAAGATTTTACGTCTGAAAGTAGAATAAATGGAACTGAACTCAAGGAACTGATAGAAACTAAAGACCATTTCTTTATAAAACTAACAACTGACTTGTCCCTGATTGTACCAAAACACTCAATTGAAAATCAATCGGAATTTAAAATGCGAGTGACTGAATTAGGAGCGGAATATGTTGATGAACTGAATTGGAAATGGAAATAAAA includes:
- a CDS encoding winged helix-turn-helix transcriptional regulator, which produces MHTFNGKIYPCCTSLTMNVIGGKWKSVILFHLMDRTLRYSELRNKMETVTERSLSLQLKKLEEDGLIKRKVYHKKPPLKVEYSLTDFGKTLIPLLQSIADWGDFVVEKYGKM
- a CDS encoding zinc-binding alcohol dehydrogenase family protein; the protein is MKAVGYKENLAIENEDSLQNIEVSIPKATGKDLLVEVKAISVNPVDYKIRQSRTSENGEWEIIGWDASGIVKEIGEDVTLFNVGDEVWYAGELTRQGSNAQYQLVDERIVGRKPTSLSFADAAAMPLTSLTAWEMLFDRIKVEKEDSSKSILIIGAAGGVGSILVQLAKKLTKLKVIGTASRDKTRNWLKKLGVDIVLNHKNKLSEELKREALPEVDYIIGTNGTEEHFNEIVKMIDPQGKFGFIDDPKMVDATAFKPKAVSIHYELMFTRSLFNTADMIEQHHILNKISNLIDDAIIKPTTGEHFGTINSENLKRAHKLLESGKAKGKIVLEGF
- a CDS encoding putative quinol monooxygenase, producing MEKEHLTIVAKIVAKSSEKDLVKSELLKLVELTRSEKGNIQYDLHEDNLDQNIFLMYENWTNREVWQNHMETSHIEKFQIATEGAIEEFTVREMTQIE
- a CDS encoding alpha/beta hydrolase codes for the protein MTGNFIDTFRTHFKTRHTNLKSNYSIISTDFGKVRVFDTKENKPVILSVPDGPNVIEHHENLILKLSKDYRVVCFEFGGLGKSYPNSKYDYSFNKSSRLIINVMDILKIERATLCFSCSNGFYAIKTAELFPERVEHLFLSQTPSITAMVNWTDENIPSILRYPVIGQIMNSFSEKKLTKIWYKYALPKETDSSNYLQKAISSIDNGGCFCISSLVQGLEKESKSKLNVLEVPATIIWGKKDYTHRKTDNKSILEHLPNCEIIEFENCGHFPELEDTSRYVGLLKKKLN
- a CDS encoding erythromycin esterase family protein, which produces MYEGNRSLKRKCDPETINYELRKNIGSVWSKTREFNNISSFLLQNCNELNLIGIDSNFSMTHYDFSRFFESLKTHYAIDKDPDLNFNHFEAILNTLVTQSYDANINSEDFVLLHNYLKTISERVKNHDDEDQVLKNYMLQEIKNLDLFARAIEAGISEGSKLRDEQMANNLLWTANNYYPNEKIIVWTANFHAANKLSEAIYNEDNNFYNSFITFAENVSDNIGKDKVFTVATLSTNGNYNQFNNIS
- a CDS encoding YcxB family protein — its product is MILGLFFANQSGKFGIGIAFAILGILWFIFYPLYSKWRYKNHFRKHVEENYKNRINKPVEIDFDENSLIAKDFTSESRINGTELKELIETKDHFFIKLTTDLSLIVPKHSIENQSEFKMRVTELGAEYVDELNWKWK